One window of the Streptomyces sp. WZ-12 genome contains the following:
- a CDS encoding site-specific integrase, with amino-acid sequence MLEREDVSRDLGSLVVSRVGALVESGDPWEPYRLVDPAGAMVGAAAAYMKDLQAAGRPATTQRSYGMDLLRWFRFLWAVEVPWNEATRIEARDFSRWIQITAKPPRPHRSSASTSSSAVRPVARGTNPITGKRPVGTTYAASTVAHSETVLRSFYAHHLEAGTGPLVNPFPLARTPRVNAHHNPMEPWRPQRAGLFRPRQPQRIPRQIPDAVFNELFARLSSDRDRAMVAFWISTGARASELLGVLCSGTDPGRQLVTVVRKGSRALQQLPASPDAFVWLRLYQQQMHELVPTGPDDPLWWTLRRPFRALNYHAARAMFVRANSTLGSDWSLHDLRHTAAYRLARDPLMPITDVQWVLGHARLSTTQRYVTPTTEDVIESVLAHHRRQAEEPAEPSEPTLHYRPESLDVLFGRRRP; translated from the coding sequence ATGCTCGAACGTGAGGATGTCTCAAGGGACTTGGGTTCACTGGTGGTGTCCCGGGTGGGTGCGCTCGTGGAGAGTGGTGACCCGTGGGAGCCGTATCGTCTGGTGGATCCTGCCGGGGCGATGGTGGGGGCGGCGGCTGCGTACATGAAGGATCTGCAGGCGGCCGGGCGGCCTGCGACGACTCAGCGTTCGTACGGCATGGACCTGCTGCGCTGGTTCCGCTTCTTGTGGGCGGTCGAGGTGCCGTGGAACGAGGCGACCCGGATCGAGGCCCGCGACTTCTCCCGGTGGATTCAGATCACGGCCAAGCCTCCTCGGCCGCACCGGAGTTCGGCATCGACCTCGTCGTCGGCTGTTCGGCCGGTCGCCCGGGGCACGAATCCGATCACCGGGAAGCGGCCGGTCGGGACGACGTACGCGGCGTCGACGGTCGCGCACAGCGAGACGGTGCTCCGCAGCTTCTACGCCCACCATCTGGAGGCCGGGACCGGTCCGCTGGTCAACCCGTTCCCGCTGGCCAGGACTCCGCGAGTGAACGCGCACCACAACCCGATGGAGCCATGGCGCCCGCAACGGGCAGGACTGTTCCGACCACGGCAGCCGCAACGGATCCCGCGTCAGATCCCCGATGCGGTGTTCAACGAGCTGTTCGCCCGGCTGTCCTCGGACCGTGACCGGGCCATGGTCGCCTTCTGGATCTCCACCGGGGCCAGGGCTTCCGAGCTGCTCGGGGTGCTGTGCTCCGGCACGGACCCGGGGCGCCAGTTGGTCACGGTGGTACGCAAGGGCTCGCGCGCCCTGCAGCAGCTGCCGGCTTCGCCGGACGCGTTCGTCTGGCTGCGGCTCTACCAGCAGCAGATGCACGAACTGGTGCCCACCGGCCCCGACGACCCGCTGTGGTGGACGCTGCGACGGCCGTTTCGTGCTCTCAACTACCATGCCGCGCGAGCGATGTTCGTCCGCGCGAACAGCACGCTGGGGTCGGATTGGTCGCTGCACGACCTACGGCACACGGCGGCCTACCGGCTCGCCCGTGACCCGCTGATGCCGATCACGGACGTCCAATGGGTACTCGGACATGCACGTCTATCCACCACTCAGCGGTACGTCACGCCCACCACCGAGGACGTCATCGAAAGCGTCCTGGCTCACCACCGTCGCCAGGCCGAGGAACCGGCGGAGCCCTCGGAGCCGACTCTGCACTACCGGCCCGAGAGCCTGGACGTGCTGTTCGGCCGGAGGCGACCGTGA